The Bacillota bacterium genome window below encodes:
- a CDS encoding branched-chain amino acid ABC transporter permease: protein GATAGMAGALLTNFYYISPTVGSVFAMITFAAVALGGFGSVPGAFVAGILVGLVQMMAAQYVTPELKLAFIYLVYFLVVVARPQGLLGGR, encoded by the coding sequence GGGGCGACGGCGGGAATGGCCGGCGCCCTGCTGACCAACTTCTATTACATTTCCCCCACGGTTGGCTCCGTGTTTGCCATGATCACCTTCGCCGCGGTGGCCCTGGGTGGATTCGGCAGCGTACCGGGCGCCTTCGTCGCCGGCATCCTGGTGGGGCTGGTACAGATGATGGCGGCTCAGTACGTTACGCCGGAGTTGAAACTGGCCTTCATATATCTGGTCTACTTCCTGGTCGTGGTGGCCAGGCCCCAGGGTCTGCTCGGGGGGCGGTGA